One Dermatophagoides farinae isolate YC_2012a chromosome 6, ASM2471394v1, whole genome shotgun sequence genomic window carries:
- the LOC124493761 gene encoding uncharacterized protein LOC124493761 encodes MKMKFIKNNRQQHLTISIVALISYIIISSSLIINSQAYFLTDSAIEQIEQKYETTIDDHMNNHNNHNNNNEPLQALSNDQSSQQIDHQHQHQHQQQQQQQSSSMIIDSISSAEPQQQQQQQQQSSSLLTTNEQNRLNEIYNRLANQAQLLPHNDDTQTSASNYDEQSSQSAAAGYGMYQNQEGISKITQIPQGSMFTYPDKNGKLEFESMYAKQPYSIVFRTQSMPVKIKQQHQTLPAPEVEFVRSQEEAHRIKHEVIRPVIQEVHEIIQPYRRVVQEVRPVIENVHTIVAKGEPRHGGAGGSGGGGGGMGKTTSRAGHGSGGGYPDNMSGSYSEQRIRFMALPSDDMDTEQHPHSHQHAQSRLTRQQHLHHPHIHSHHHQQQHHSKNYRGTAMTELRPQNNKPIRYIQRRYWDRY; translated from the exons atgaaaatgaaattcataaaaaat aatcgacaacaacatctgACCATATCCATTGTAGCATTAATAAGCtacataataatatcatcatcattaataatcaatagtCAGGCATATTTTTTAACAGATTCGGctattgaacaaattgaacaaaaatatgaaacaacaatcgatgatcatatgaataatcataataatcataataataataatgaaccaTTGCAAGCATTAAgcaatgatcaatcatcacaacaaattgatcatcaacaccaacaccaacaccaacaacaacaacagcagcaatcatcatcaatgataattgattcaattagtTCAGCtgaaccacaacaacaacaacaacaacaacaacaatcgtcatcattattgacaacaaatgaacagaatcgtttgaatgaaatttataaTCGTTTAGCTAATCAAGCACAATTATTGccacacaatgatgatacacaAACATCGGCatcaaattatgatgaacaatcatcacaatcgGCGGCCGCTGGTTATGGAATGTATCAGAATCAGGAAGGTATATCGAAAATAACGCAAATCCCACAAGGAAGTATGTTTACATATCCTGATAAGAATGGCAAAttggaatttgaatcaatgtaTGCTAAACAACCATATTCCATTGTGTTTCGTACACAATCGATGCCAgtaaaaattaaacaacaacatcaaacatTACCAGCACCGGAAGTGGAATTTGTTCGTTCACAGGAAGAAGCACATCGTATTAAACATGAAGTAATACGTCCAGTTATTCAAGAGGTACATGAAATCATACAACCATATCGTCGTGTTGTACAGGAAGTTCGTCCTGTTATTGAGAATGTTCACACGATCGTTGCAAAAGGTGAACCAAGACATGGTGGAGCcggtggtagtggtggtggtggtggtggtatggGTAAAACAACAAGCCGTGCTGGTCATGGTTCCGGTGGTGGATATCCCGATAATATGAGCGGCAGTTATAGTGAACAACGTATTAGATTTATGGCATTACCATCGGATGATATGGATACAGAACAACATCCACATTCGCATCAACATGCACAATCAAGATTGAcaagacaacaacatttacaTCATCCTCAtattcattctcatcatcatcaacaacaacatcattcaaaaaattatcgtGGTACAGCAATGACTGAATTACGGCCACAGAACAATAAACCTATACGTTATATTCAACGAAGATATTGGGATCGatattaa
- the LOC124493759 gene encoding uncharacterized protein LOC124493759 — MLMFKGLLFIATMVAITQAKPYMNALNEAVAMLTGTDTSTGNGNFNVVDSADGSATISNPLESDSLLMPDYLQTSPSYQQSGPAQVSAAVQTKRTVEVKPILFQSDPVEPHIVDVEASIQPVQVVFRSSSSPVMVQQIHTPAQPIHVEPTRSEDEPHTVQHQVMRPVIQEIREIIQPYRRVLQEIRPVLEEVRTVVARSEGRSSGGGGAGGNGGGSDGGSEGAYGPASANALMMDNSSSRNGGGGGTVYASGSNRSTSTLKSMGGLMRKSYSRRSGTSLFGKHHHRPSYTDRARSS, encoded by the exons atgttaaTGTTCAAA gGTTTATTGTTTATAGCCACAATGGTGGCCATCACACAAGCTAAACCATATATGAATGCATTGAATGAAGCTGTTGCCATGTTAACTGGTACAGATACTAGTACTGGTAATGGTAATTTCAATGTTGTAGACAGTGCTGATGGATCAGCAACAATTTCAAATCCATTAGAATCagattcattattaatgcCAGATTATTTGCAAACATCGCCAAGTTATCAACAATCAGGACCAGCACAGGTATCGGCTGCAGTACAAACTAAACGTACGGTGGAAGTGAAACCAATATTGTTTCAATCTGATCCTGTTGAACCAcatattgttgatgttgaagcCAGTATACAACCAGTACAGGTAGTGTTCCGTTCATCATCTAGTCCGGTTATGGTACAACAG atACATACACCTGCACAACCAATTCATGTAGAGCCAACACGATCGGAAGATGAACCACATACCGTACAACATCAAGTTATGCGGCCAGTAATACAg GAAATACGGGAAATTATTCAGCCATATCGTCGTGTTTTACAGGAAATTCGACCTGTTCTTGAAGAAGTTCGTACGGTTGTTGCTCGATCTGAAGGTCGTTCTtccggtggtggtggtgctggtggtAACGGTGGTGGTAGCGATGGTGGTAGTGAAGGTGCATATGGACCAGCAAGTGCAAATGCACTTATGAtggataattcatcatcaagaaatggtggtggtggtggtactgTCTATGCATCCGGTAGTAACcgttcaacatcaacattaaaaTCAATGGGTGGTCTAATGCGTAAAAGTTATAGCCGTAGATCCGGTACATCATTATTCggtaaacatcatcatcggccaTCATATACGGATCGTGCACGATCATCctaa